The following coding sequences are from one Pigmentibacter sp. JX0631 window:
- a CDS encoding MFS transporter, with the protein MPMFMNRLNNKIITVIAVAFAMFVDAMSYGIIVPLIPIYTDKMLNLNDTHISLFLAMYAIGLFVFVPFVYFIAKSIGNKNALLIGGLLLLLSCLIFPFSNNYSLLLFARFLQGSAAAITWTCGLSLVAQSVHPQHRSSALATAMIGVSIGHLIGAPFAGFMYEFGGIFLPFYTVGLITLLSMLVIICISKNSEVFTEKRTYNLVNFLKLTAHNKTLLALSGIVLLESFMLSYLEPSIALLASRNFNATSETIGLLFGTQVLTLALVSPIAAKIAEKFGKLQVIPFGMLASGLIFIFMTSSTTNLTMYFILMACLGIACAFTISPVLSAFADEIDMTDLKGLYHIGYGFINLIYSIGMLLSPSLNFFISDYFSNQISYLVIGFVLLASTPLFMVLTHFQNGSFQPYSKGPSHLAKNQINNS; encoded by the coding sequence ATGCCGATGTTTATGAATAGATTAAATAATAAAATTATAACAGTTATTGCTGTAGCTTTTGCCATGTTTGTTGATGCTATGAGTTATGGAATAATTGTTCCTTTAATTCCTATATATACTGATAAAATGCTAAACTTAAATGATACACACATTAGTTTGTTTTTAGCTATGTATGCAATTGGGCTTTTTGTATTTGTTCCTTTTGTTTATTTTATAGCTAAAAGCATTGGTAATAAAAACGCTCTCTTAATAGGTGGCTTACTTCTTCTTCTCTCTTGTCTAATATTTCCTTTTAGTAATAATTATTCTTTATTATTATTTGCAAGATTTCTTCAAGGTTCTGCAGCAGCTATTACGTGGACTTGTGGTTTAAGTTTAGTTGCCCAAAGTGTCCACCCACAACATAGATCATCTGCCCTTGCAACTGCAATGATTGGAGTTTCCATTGGTCACTTAATCGGTGCCCCATTTGCCGGTTTTATGTATGAATTTGGCGGAATATTTTTGCCATTTTATACTGTTGGATTAATCACTCTTCTTAGTATGCTAGTCATAATATGTATTTCAAAAAATAGTGAAGTATTTACTGAAAAAAGAACATATAATTTAGTTAATTTTTTAAAACTTACAGCTCATAACAAAACTCTTCTTGCACTATCAGGGATAGTTTTATTAGAATCATTTATGCTATCATATCTTGAACCTAGCATTGCATTACTAGCATCTAGAAATTTTAACGCAACCAGTGAAACGATTGGCTTATTATTTGGAACTCAAGTTTTAACTTTAGCCTTAGTCTCACCAATTGCAGCAAAAATTGCTGAAAAGTTTGGAAAATTACAAGTAATTCCCTTTGGAATGTTAGCAAGTGGACTTATTTTTATTTTTATGACTTCAAGCACTACAAATTTAACAATGTATTTTATTTTAATGGCATGTTTAGGTATAGCCTGTGCATTTACAATTAGTCCTGTATTATCCGCTTTTGCTGATGAAATTGATATGACTGATTTAAAAGGCTTATATCATATAGGATATGGTTTCATTAATCTTATTTATTCTATTGGAATGTTACTTAGTCCTAGTTTAAATTTTTTCATCTCTGATTATTTTTCTAATCAAATATCATACTTGGTAATTGGCTTTGTATTACTTGCAAGTACCCCATTATTTATGGTTTTAACTCATTTTCAGAACGGCAGTTTTCAACCTTACTCCAAAGGTCCTTCTCATCTTGCAAAGAACCAGATAAACAACTCTTAA
- a CDS encoding thiolase family protein, with protein sequence MKNIYVVAAKRTPIGRFQGVFKQTSAPKLGAIAVKAAIEASGLSNTHVEEIIMGQVLTSGVGQAPARQAAIYAGLPDSVQALTVGKVCGSGLKAVALGAQSIITQDSNVVVVGGQESMSCAPYILPQARDGMRMGHKEIIDSMIQDGLWDPYNNLHMGNCAEFCAKEYQFTREAQDQFAKESYLRARKAIEEGLFKNELTAVTVTAGKTTQNIETDEEPLASDLNKMEQLKPAFEKDGTITAANASKINDGAAALVLVSEEALKKYNLKPLAKIVSWAGHAQEPKWFTTAPVTAMQRALQKANLTANEIDLYEINEAFALVTMAAMKKLEIPHSKVNIHGGACALGHPIGASGARILTTLIHSLQHYKKRYGLATLCIGGGEGFAMIIERV encoded by the coding sequence ATGAAAAATATATATGTGGTAGCTGCAAAGCGAACTCCTATTGGGCGTTTTCAAGGAGTGTTCAAACAAACATCAGCTCCAAAATTAGGAGCTATTGCTGTAAAAGCAGCTATTGAAGCGAGTGGTTTAAGTAACACACATGTTGAAGAAATAATAATGGGTCAAGTATTAACTAGTGGAGTTGGACAAGCACCTGCTCGCCAAGCCGCTATCTATGCAGGACTTCCTGATTCCGTGCAAGCTTTAACCGTTGGAAAAGTATGTGGTAGCGGACTGAAAGCCGTTGCATTAGGAGCTCAATCTATCATAACCCAAGATTCAAATGTTGTTGTAGTTGGGGGGCAGGAAAGCATGTCTTGTGCTCCCTATATTCTTCCGCAAGCGCGTGATGGAATGCGCATGGGGCATAAAGAAATCATCGATTCTATGATTCAAGACGGGCTTTGGGATCCATATAACAATTTACATATGGGAAATTGTGCTGAATTTTGTGCAAAAGAATATCAGTTTACAAGAGAAGCTCAGGATCAATTTGCCAAAGAAAGTTACTTAAGAGCTAGAAAAGCAATTGAAGAAGGGTTATTTAAAAATGAGTTGACTGCAGTTACAGTAACAGCAGGAAAAACAACGCAAAATATTGAGACCGATGAAGAGCCTCTTGCATCTGATTTGAATAAAATGGAACAATTAAAACCTGCATTTGAAAAAGACGGAACAATTACTGCTGCAAATGCTTCAAAAATAAATGATGGAGCAGCGGCTTTGGTATTAGTTTCAGAGGAAGCGTTAAAAAAATATAATTTAAAACCGTTGGCTAAAATAGTGAGTTGGGCAGGACACGCTCAAGAACCGAAATGGTTTACCACTGCACCTGTGACGGCTATGCAGCGTGCACTGCAAAAAGCAAATCTTACTGCAAATGAAATTGATCTTTATGAAATAAATGAAGCTTTTGCTCTAGTTACTATGGCCGCCATGAAAAAATTAGAAATACCTCACAGTAAAGTTAATATTCATGGAGGAGCTTGCGCTTTAGGACATCCAATAGGTGCTAGTGGGGCACGAATTCTCACAACATTAATTCATTCTCTTCAACACTATAAGAAAAGATATGGCTTAGCTACTCTTTGTATAGGTGGGGGGGAAGGTTTTGCAATGATTATAGAACGGGTTTAA
- a CDS encoding APC family permease, with protein MELKRGISTSGILFASVSATIGSGWLFGSLYASKMAGPAAILSWLIGAIAIIIIALCFSELSTMFPVSGGMSIFPQLTHGNLVSFMLGWISWLAFIVIVPIEVLAVIQYAANFFPDLMLKDKLTASGYVLAFFLTAFLLLINVTSARFMSKTSFYITIWKIFIPCLLIVLFFYKSSHIENLTSHGFAPNGMHGIFASLSIGGIILAYNGFQPGVALAGETKNPQKSIPIAIIGSMLICMVIYCLLQLAFILAIPPELLGQGWDKLTFPGEAGPFAGLATVIGIAWFGMILYSDALISPFGSGIVFMASSARASYSMSKSGQMPKMFQKLSKNGVPVSGLIVSFIVSLLIFAFLDNWQEMAAFYAAAICLCNAVIPVTLYVLRKDFPNLPRPFKVFNYRIVSFLAFYISSMLLFWSGWNIMLKLSVIIVIGFFSLILIRKFSNQNFSFDLHGFSWLLFYMLSLGIVTYHGTYDGGSGIIKNGVDFILIAVICFISLVLATKFKLTKEKSNAAINKTMQELQNERKKYNNQQVA; from the coding sequence ATGGAATTAAAACGTGGAATTTCAACTTCAGGCATATTATTTGCTTCTGTTAGTGCGACGATTGGTTCTGGATGGCTGTTTGGATCTTTATATGCCTCGAAAATGGCAGGTCCTGCAGCAATATTATCGTGGTTAATTGGTGCGATAGCAATTATTATAATAGCTCTTTGTTTTTCAGAGCTCTCAACTATGTTTCCGGTTTCAGGTGGAATGAGTATTTTTCCTCAATTGACCCATGGTAATTTAGTTTCTTTCATGTTGGGTTGGATCTCTTGGTTAGCTTTTATTGTTATTGTTCCTATCGAAGTTTTAGCTGTTATCCAATATGCAGCAAATTTTTTTCCAGATTTAATGCTGAAAGATAAATTAACAGCTTCAGGTTATGTTTTAGCCTTTTTTTTAACCGCATTTTTATTATTAATTAATGTAACAAGTGCAAGATTTATGTCTAAAACAAGTTTTTATATCACTATTTGGAAAATTTTTATTCCTTGCTTACTAATAGTTTTATTTTTTTATAAATCTTCACATATTGAAAATTTAACAAGTCATGGTTTTGCTCCAAATGGGATGCATGGAATTTTTGCTTCCCTCTCAATTGGCGGAATTATCTTAGCATATAATGGTTTTCAACCTGGCGTAGCGCTAGCTGGAGAAACGAAAAATCCCCAAAAAAGTATTCCTATTGCAATAATTGGTTCCATGTTAATTTGTATGGTTATTTATTGTCTATTACAGCTAGCATTTATCTTGGCAATTCCGCCAGAATTATTAGGGCAAGGATGGGATAAATTAACATTTCCGGGTGAAGCTGGTCCTTTTGCTGGATTAGCTACAGTAATAGGTATTGCTTGGTTCGGAATGATTTTATATTCCGATGCCCTAATTTCCCCATTTGGAAGTGGTATTGTTTTTATGGCTTCTTCCGCCAGAGCTTCATATAGTATGAGTAAAAGTGGGCAAATGCCAAAGATGTTTCAAAAATTATCTAAAAATGGAGTCCCAGTTTCTGGACTAATAGTAAGTTTTATTGTTTCTTTACTTATATTTGCCTTTTTAGATAATTGGCAAGAAATGGCAGCTTTTTATGCCGCAGCTATTTGTTTGTGTAATGCTGTTATTCCTGTGACGTTATATGTATTGCGAAAAGATTTTCCTAATTTACCAAGACCTTTTAAAGTTTTTAACTATCGCATTGTTTCATTTCTCGCATTTTACATTAGCAGTATGCTTTTATTTTGGAGTGGCTGGAACATCATGTTAAAATTAAGTGTTATTATAGTAATTGGTTTTTTCTCTTTAATACTTATTAGAAAATTTAGCAATCAAAATTTTTCATTTGATCTGCATGGTTTTTCTTGGTTATTATTTTATATGCTATCTTTAGGAATTGTAACGTATCATGGAACATATGATGGTGGTTCTGGGATTATTAAAAACGGAGTAGATTTTATTTTAATTGCTGTAATTTGTTTTATTTCTTTAGTTCTTGCAACAAAATTTAAATTAACGAAAGAAAAATCAAATGCCGCAATAAATAAAACTATGCAAGAATTGCAAAATGAAAGAAAAAAATATAATAATCAGCAGGTTGCTTAA
- a CDS encoding outer membrane beta-barrel protein yields the protein MKRNALISLAGSLVVANFAFAQENSKIGLDVLAGAGYSHYNGFKSGDKSDDIKFNGFNVNATALYSIMKTEMGSPVVGLGLNYNQMKSSTTSDDVLDFSGNDLNVSNYFNAKTLAIMTNLGYKFTPTSKLAIFALANLGYGFYNKLDANVTIKDVNGKNVTDNYPKTEFELKDHFIYGVSVVGTYEIVDNFSLGLGATYNRHQAKIETKRNGATASNNGSFNEFSTNLIASYSF from the coding sequence ATGAAACGTAATGCGTTAATTTCTTTAGCAGGTTCTTTAGTAGTTGCTAATTTTGCATTTGCTCAAGAAAATTCTAAAATTGGTCTCGATGTTTTAGCTGGTGCGGGTTATTCTCATTATAATGGGTTTAAATCCGGAGATAAATCAGATGACATTAAATTTAATGGATTTAATGTTAATGCAACTGCTTTGTATTCTATTATGAAAACAGAAATGGGTTCACCAGTAGTAGGTCTTGGACTAAATTACAATCAAATGAAATCTTCTACAACTTCTGATGATGTACTAGATTTTTCTGGTAATGATCTAAACGTTAGCAATTATTTTAATGCTAAAACGTTAGCAATTATGACTAATTTAGGATATAAATTTACACCCACTTCTAAGTTAGCAATATTTGCTTTAGCCAACTTAGGTTACGGATTTTATAACAAATTAGATGCTAATGTTACAATTAAAGATGTTAATGGAAAAAATGTAACTGATAATTATCCTAAAACTGAATTTGAATTGAAAGATCATTTTATCTATGGTGTTAGCGTTGTTGGAACTTATGAAATTGTTGATAATTTCAGTTTAGGTTTAGGCGCTACATATAACAGACACCAAGCTAAAATTGAAACAAAACGAAATGGTGCAACTGCATCTAATAACGGTAGCTTCAACGAGTTCTCAACGAACCTAATAGCTTCTTACAGCTTCTAA
- a CDS encoding EVE domain-containing protein, giving the protein MSLKNINEYLPTRFWLMKTEPNVFSFADLQQKKDQKEFWDGVRNYLARNFMQKEMHVGDKVLFYHSNAEPTGIAGIVEIVESARPDLSALDPKSKYFDPKSTKENPRWFAVTVGKPQKFSQFVSLMQLKEYKELQSMLLLRKGQRLSILPVSEEEFHFIVELGSQKK; this is encoded by the coding sequence ATGTCCTTAAAAAATATTAATGAGTATCTCCCAACTAGATTTTGGTTGATGAAAACTGAGCCTAATGTTTTTTCTTTTGCAGATTTACAGCAAAAAAAAGATCAAAAAGAATTTTGGGATGGAGTGAGAAATTATTTAGCAAGAAATTTTATGCAGAAAGAAATGCACGTTGGTGATAAAGTATTATTCTATCATTCAAATGCAGAGCCAACAGGAATAGCAGGAATTGTTGAAATTGTAGAATCAGCTCGCCCAGATTTATCAGCTCTTGATCCAAAGTCAAAATATTTTGATCCTAAGTCTACAAAAGAAAATCCAAGGTGGTTTGCTGTTACTGTAGGTAAACCACAAAAATTTTCTCAATTTGTTTCTTTAATGCAATTAAAAGAATATAAAGAATTACAGAGTATGCTTTTGTTACGAAAAGGTCAGAGACTTTCAATATTACCTGTTTCTGAAGAAGAATTTCATTTTATAGTAGAATTGGGCAGTCAAAAAAAATAA
- a CDS encoding FMN-binding glutamate synthase family protein gives MRNLFIIISSSLLLLNMIAYFIYPPFLFSLIIIIPVIVVGIKDMVQTSHTLKRNFPVLAHFRYMFEMIRPEIQQYFVESDTDGVPFNREQRTVVYQRAKAVRDSVPFGTRKNVYQIGYEWVNHSLQPTSMSPENLRIMIGGKDCLQPYSANLLNISAMSYGSLSKNAILALNAGAKDGGFAQNTGEGGVTPYHLENGGDIIWQIGTGYFGCRNKDGSFNELEFVKKAAHIPQIKMIEIKLSQGAKPGHGGILPAKKVTPEIAEIRGVPLGRDVLSPPAHSAFTSPTEMMYFIGKLRKLSGGKPVGIKLCLGNKWEFVALCKAMLLTNMMPDYISIDGGEGGTGAAPLEFTNSVGTPGIDALIFVHNCLVGFGLRKKIRIMSSGKVTTGFEMIKLIALGADLVYSARGMLLALGCIQALKCNSNDCPTGITTQDPQLIQGLVVKDKRKRVAHFHHETIKSMVEIIDAMGLEGTHELRPWHVMRRVSETESKSYAEIFEYIPEGSLLSNNIPTSFETAVKLASPETFKPLFV, from the coding sequence ATGCGTAATTTATTTATCATAATATCAAGTTCTTTACTACTGCTAAATATGATAGCATATTTCATATATCCTCCATTTTTATTTTCATTAATTATCATTATTCCAGTAATCGTAGTTGGAATTAAAGATATGGTACAAACTTCGCATACATTAAAACGTAATTTTCCAGTATTAGCTCATTTTCGCTATATGTTTGAAATGATAAGACCAGAAATTCAACAATATTTTGTTGAATCAGATACGGATGGAGTTCCCTTTAACAGAGAGCAAAGAACAGTAGTATATCAGCGAGCGAAAGCTGTTCGAGATTCAGTCCCTTTTGGGACACGAAAAAATGTGTATCAAATTGGGTATGAATGGGTAAATCATTCTTTACAGCCTACTTCTATGAGTCCTGAAAATCTTAGGATAATGATTGGAGGAAAGGACTGTTTACAGCCATATAGTGCAAATTTATTAAATATTTCTGCAATGAGCTATGGTTCTCTAAGTAAAAATGCAATTTTAGCTTTAAATGCAGGGGCGAAAGATGGTGGTTTTGCCCAAAATACAGGCGAAGGTGGAGTTACACCATATCATTTAGAAAATGGTGGAGATATCATTTGGCAAATAGGAACGGGCTATTTTGGTTGTAGAAATAAAGACGGAAGTTTTAATGAACTTGAATTTGTAAAAAAAGCTGCGCATATACCACAAATAAAAATGATAGAAATTAAACTCTCCCAAGGTGCAAAGCCGGGACATGGAGGCATTCTTCCTGCAAAAAAAGTAACCCCAGAAATTGCAGAAATTCGTGGTGTTCCTTTAGGTAGAGATGTTTTATCTCCTCCTGCCCACTCAGCTTTTACTTCACCAACTGAAATGATGTATTTCATCGGGAAGTTGCGCAAACTTTCTGGCGGAAAACCCGTTGGAATTAAATTGTGTCTAGGAAATAAATGGGAATTTGTTGCGTTGTGCAAAGCAATGTTACTGACAAACATGATGCCTGACTACATTTCAATTGATGGTGGAGAGGGAGGGACAGGAGCAGCTCCATTAGAATTTACAAATTCGGTTGGAACACCTGGAATAGATGCTCTCATTTTTGTGCATAATTGTTTAGTTGGATTTGGCTTACGCAAAAAAATAAGAATTATGTCATCTGGTAAAGTAACGACTGGATTTGAAATGATTAAATTGATTGCTTTAGGAGCAGATCTTGTTTATTCAGCTAGGGGAATGTTACTTGCGCTTGGTTGTATTCAAGCATTAAAATGTAATTCAAATGATTGTCCTACTGGCATTACTACGCAAGATCCTCAGCTTATTCAAGGACTAGTTGTAAAAGATAAACGGAAAAGAGTGGCTCACTTTCACCATGAAACTATAAAAAGTATGGTAGAAATTATAGATGCTATGGGATTAGAGGGAACACACGAGCTTCGACCCTGGCATGTGATGCGGCGGGTGAGTGAAACAGAATCAAAAAGCTATGCGGAAATTTTTGAATATATTCCTGAAGGATCTTTGCTATCCAATAATATTCCAACCTCCTTTGAAACAGCGGTGAAATTAGCCAGTCCTGAAACATTTAAACCGCTTTTTGTTTAA
- a CDS encoding Glu/Leu/Phe/Val dehydrogenase dimerization domain-containing protein: MKLFTQVETMGHEQVVFCHDPSSNLKAIIAIHDTTLGPALGGTRLLPYDNEEDALMDVLRLSRGMTYKAACAGLSLGGGKAVIIADPKQKTEQMFRSFGRYVQSLGGRYITAEDMNTNVTNMDHIRLETKYVTGVSAGLGGSGDPSFMTAKGTFFGIQAAMKHRFGKIDFNGMKISIQGVGAVGKHLCKFLHEKGAKLFVTDIDDKKLAEMHALYNATIISEKELFNLEADIYAPCARGATLNSVSIPALKVKIIAGCANNQLEEEDKHSKMLKDLKILYTPDYVINAGGLINVANEITGYNLEKVESEVARIALTLETIFTDADKHGISTHEAAKRFAEKRIKSVSNLKVMSQFENSAIGKLKK, from the coding sequence ATGAAGCTATTTACTCAAGTAGAAACTATGGGGCATGAGCAGGTTGTCTTTTGTCATGATCCTTCCTCAAACTTAAAGGCAATTATTGCTATTCACGACACAACGTTAGGACCTGCATTAGGGGGGACTAGGCTTCTACCTTATGATAATGAAGAAGATGCGCTGATGGATGTTCTTCGATTGAGTAGGGGAATGACTTATAAGGCTGCATGTGCGGGGTTGTCACTAGGTGGTGGAAAAGCTGTTATTATCGCAGATCCAAAACAAAAAACGGAACAGATGTTTCGCTCATTTGGACGCTATGTTCAATCACTTGGGGGACGTTACATTACTGCAGAAGATATGAATACTAATGTAACAAACATGGATCACATTAGGTTAGAAACAAAATATGTGACTGGAGTATCAGCGGGCTTAGGGGGAAGTGGAGATCCCAGTTTTATGACAGCAAAGGGTACATTTTTTGGAATCCAAGCTGCAATGAAACATAGATTTGGGAAAATCGATTTTAATGGAATGAAAATTTCTATCCAAGGAGTTGGTGCTGTTGGAAAACATCTCTGTAAATTCTTACATGAAAAAGGTGCTAAATTATTTGTAACAGATATTGATGATAAAAAACTTGCTGAAATGCATGCACTTTATAATGCAACCATTATTAGTGAAAAAGAGTTATTTAATTTAGAAGCTGATATCTATGCTCCTTGTGCTCGAGGCGCTACTCTCAATTCTGTTTCAATTCCAGCTTTAAAAGTTAAAATAATAGCAGGATGCGCAAACAATCAGCTCGAGGAAGAAGATAAGCATTCAAAAATGTTAAAAGATTTAAAAATTCTCTATACACCAGATTATGTTATCAATGCAGGCGGCTTGATCAATGTTGCAAATGAAATTACTGGTTATAATTTAGAGAAAGTTGAATCTGAAGTTGCCCGAATTGCGTTAACATTAGAAACTATTTTTACTGATGCTGACAAACATGGCATTTCTACTCATGAAGCAGCTAAGCGATTCGCTGAAAAAAGAATTAAAAGTGTTTCAAATCTGAAAGTCATGTCTCAGTTTGAAAACTCAGCAATAGGAAAATTAAAAAAATAA
- a CDS encoding aminopeptidase: MKKKLIFLSVFFFTGCYSFEQGYGQFSLLLKQQKIEDVLNENKEPKERIEKLKLVRPILTFAEQEIGLTPGNSYKKYVALESSAVSWVVQAADKRKLKLKTWWFPIVGSQPYLGFFEKEKAFKQRDTLKNEGYDTVMGGVSAFSLLGYYPDPIYSSMLDQSSLSEFIEVLIHESVHRTLYIPDYYSFNENLADFIAKRATVHFLDLHPELKISSQEYFSQYKRNLLAQKKFQEYLGKIKNDITEFYEYADKNLEFKDETIFLAEREIKFNQIASEYKKFMNGLEIGTNYEFSFQKGKINNAVILSYSIYEAKQEPLEKAYQNAKQNLKLMLKNLKSCLSGSLQDEKDLWSKVENCRSENELKP, from the coding sequence TTGAAAAAAAAGTTAATATTTTTAAGTGTATTTTTCTTTACTGGCTGTTATTCCTTTGAACAAGGTTATGGACAATTTTCTTTACTGCTAAAACAACAAAAAATAGAAGATGTTCTAAATGAAAATAAAGAACCCAAAGAACGAATAGAAAAATTGAAATTAGTTAGACCTATTTTAACATTTGCTGAACAAGAAATTGGTTTGACACCAGGAAATAGCTACAAAAAATATGTTGCATTAGAATCTTCTGCAGTTTCTTGGGTGGTGCAAGCCGCAGATAAAAGAAAATTAAAACTAAAAACTTGGTGGTTCCCTATCGTTGGAAGTCAGCCATACTTAGGTTTTTTTGAGAAAGAAAAAGCTTTTAAACAAAGAGATACTTTAAAAAACGAAGGATATGATACTGTCATGGGTGGTGTTTCTGCATTTTCTTTGTTGGGTTATTATCCAGATCCTATTTATTCATCTATGCTTGATCAGTCTAGTTTATCAGAATTTATAGAAGTATTAATTCATGAATCTGTCCATAGAACATTATATATTCCTGATTATTATTCTTTTAATGAAAATTTAGCAGATTTCATTGCAAAAAGAGCTACTGTGCATTTTTTAGATTTGCATCCTGAATTAAAAATAAGTTCCCAAGAATATTTTTCACAATATAAAAGAAATTTATTAGCGCAAAAGAAATTTCAAGAATATTTAGGGAAAATAAAAAATGATATTACTGAATTTTATGAATATGCAGATAAAAATTTAGAATTTAAAGATGAAACTATATTTTTAGCGGAAAGAGAAATTAAATTTAATCAAATTGCTAGTGAGTATAAAAAATTTATGAATGGATTAGAAATAGGAACAAACTATGAATTTTCTTTTCAAAAAGGAAAAATAAATAATGCTGTAATTCTTAGTTACTCCATCTATGAAGCTAAACAAGAACCATTAGAAAAAGCATATCAAAACGCAAAGCAAAATCTTAAATTAATGCTTAAAAATCTTAAGAGTTGTTTATCTGGTTCTTTGCAAGATGAGAAGGACCTTTGGAGTAAGGTTGAAAACTGCCGTTCTGAAAATGAGTTAAAACCATAA